One Rhizobium sp. NRK18 genomic window carries:
- a CDS encoding BrnT family toxin, translating to MEIVFDENKRKANVEKHGFDFADLDLDFFGSAITFPVEKGRFMAVGLFRSTAIAVVFSVLGREAISIVSMRRASRKERRVL from the coding sequence ATGGAGATAGTCTTCGACGAGAACAAGCGCAAAGCGAACGTGGAAAAGCACGGGTTCGACTTCGCCGATCTCGATCTGGACTTCTTCGGTTCGGCAATCACCTTCCCGGTGGAAAAGGGTCGGTTCATGGCGGTTGGACTATTCCGTTCGACAGCGATCGCCGTCGTCTTTTCTGTGCTTGGCAGAGAGGCGATTTCGATTGTTTCCATGCGTCGCGCAAGCCGGAAGGAAAGGAGAGTACTATGA
- the purD gene encoding phosphoribosylamine--glycine ligase, translating to MKVLLIGSGGREHALAWKLAQSPLMEEFYAAPGNPGIAEHATLADINIDDHAAVVAFCKDKAIDFVVVGPEAPLVAGIADALRDAGIAVFGPSAGAAQLEGSKGFTKDICARYNIPTGAYQRFNNAPKAKAYVRAEGAPIVIKADGLAAGKGVTVAMTVDEALAAIDDCFEGAFGDAGAEVVVEAFLDGEEASFFCLSDGKTALALATAQDHKRVGDGDTGPNTGGMGAYSPAPVMTDEMVSRTMKEIIEPTIKGMAESGYPFSGIFFAGLMITDKGPELIEYNVRFGDPECQVLLMRLKSDLLPLLYACSNGTLDQVTADWSDDVALTVVMASKGYPGSYDKGTPIASLPAAGSDGKVFHAGTALKDGRLVATGGRVLNVTATGKTVAEAQAKAYALVDRVEWDNGFCRRDIGWRAIAREQG from the coding sequence ATGAAAGTTCTTCTGATCGGATCCGGCGGACGCGAGCATGCGCTGGCCTGGAAACTGGCGCAGTCGCCGCTGATGGAAGAGTTCTATGCTGCACCGGGCAATCCCGGCATCGCCGAACATGCGACGCTCGCCGATATCAACATCGACGATCATGCCGCCGTCGTCGCCTTCTGCAAGGACAAGGCGATCGACTTCGTCGTCGTCGGGCCGGAAGCCCCGCTCGTCGCCGGCATCGCCGATGCACTTCGCGACGCCGGCATCGCCGTCTTCGGTCCGTCGGCCGGCGCGGCGCAGCTCGAGGGCTCCAAGGGTTTCACCAAGGACATCTGCGCGCGCTACAATATTCCGACCGGCGCCTATCAGCGCTTCAACAATGCTCCGAAGGCCAAGGCCTATGTCCGGGCAGAGGGCGCACCAATCGTCATCAAGGCCGACGGGCTTGCCGCCGGCAAGGGCGTGACGGTGGCGATGACGGTCGACGAGGCGCTGGCCGCCATCGACGATTGCTTCGAGGGTGCCTTCGGGGACGCCGGCGCGGAAGTCGTGGTCGAGGCGTTTCTCGATGGCGAGGAAGCGAGCTTCTTCTGCCTGTCGGACGGCAAGACGGCGCTGGCGCTCGCCACCGCGCAGGACCACAAGCGCGTCGGCGACGGCGACACCGGCCCGAACACCGGCGGCATGGGCGCCTATTCGCCAGCCCCGGTGATGACCGACGAGATGGTGTCGCGCACGATGAAGGAGATCATCGAACCGACGATCAAGGGCATGGCTGAAAGCGGCTATCCCTTCTCCGGCATCTTCTTTGCCGGACTGATGATCACCGACAAGGGTCCGGAGCTCATCGAATACAATGTCCGCTTCGGCGATCCGGAATGCCAGGTGCTGCTGATGCGGCTGAAGAGCGATCTGCTGCCGCTCCTCTACGCCTGCTCGAACGGCACGCTCGACCAGGTGACGGCCGACTGGAGCGACGACGTGGCGCTGACCGTCGTCATGGCCTCAAAGGGCTATCCCGGCTCCTACGACAAGGGCACGCCGATCGCCTCGCTTCCCGCGGCCGGCAGCGACGGCAAGGTGTTTCATGCCGGAACAGCCCTCAAGGACGGCCGGCTGGTCGCAACCGGCGGGCGCGTGCTGAACGTGACCGCGACCGGCAAGACCGTCGCCGAAGCACAGGCGAAAGCCTACGCGCTGGTCGACCGGGTGGAATGGGACAACGGCTTCTGCCGCCGCGACATCGGCTGGCGCGCGATCGCCCGCGAACAGGGCTGA
- a CDS encoding plant virulence effector HPE1-like domain-containing protein, which translates to MRYFVLTAAMTALAFQAQASSIVDIKTKPLAESRSVEAITCTTCQAADPQINMLYKVPVLQGAAQKLEIREINGEKKLVRTEAMMGGSPVELVSTPTPDIMAALGNAPIDGRALAEAGKDGVDEMMTTAVGAPKIAPGEPVAASIADLSGPAEQPVKEINPDDFQLRMK; encoded by the coding sequence ATGCGTTACTTCGTTTTGACCGCCGCCATGACCGCCCTCGCCTTCCAGGCGCAGGCGTCTTCCATCGTGGACATCAAGACCAAGCCATTGGCGGAAAGCCGCAGCGTCGAGGCAATCACCTGCACGACCTGCCAGGCTGCCGATCCGCAGATCAACATGCTCTACAAGGTGCCGGTGCTTCAGGGCGCGGCGCAGAAGCTGGAGATCCGCGAAATCAACGGCGAGAAGAAGCTGGTGCGCACCGAGGCGATGATGGGCGGTTCGCCCGTCGAGCTCGTCTCCACGCCGACGCCGGACATCATGGCTGCGCTTGGCAACGCCCCGATCGACGGTCGGGCGCTGGCCGAAGCCGGCAAGGACGGTGTCGACGAGATGATGACCACCGCCGTCGGCGCGCCGAAGATCGCTCCCGGAGAACCGGTCGCCGCCAGCATCGCCGACCTTTCGGGCCCGGCTGAACAGCCGGTGAAGGAAATCAACCCGGACGACTTCCAGCTTCGCATGAAGTGA